A genomic region of Desulfovibrio sp. contains the following coding sequences:
- the pdxS gene encoding pyridoxal 5'-phosphate synthase lyase subunit PdxS, giving the protein MEQGTIRLKTGLAEMLKGGVIMDVTTPEQAKIAEAAGACAVMALERVPADIRAAGGVARMADPTIVKRIMEVVSIPVMAKARIGHFVEARILEAMGADYIDESEVLTPADDKYHIDKRDFTVPFVCGCRNLGEALRRIAEGAAMIRTKGEPGTGNVVEAVRHCRQVMDDVRKLCSLPEAEVANYAKEIGAPLEVCYAVRKEGRLPVVNFAAGGIATPADAAMMMHLGCDGVFVGSGIFKSGDPAKRAKAIVQAVTNYNDFAMLAEISRDLGEPMVGIEISTIPSAERMQERGW; this is encoded by the coding sequence ATGGAACAGGGCACCATCCGCCTGAAGACAGGCCTTGCTGAAATGCTCAAAGGCGGCGTGATCATGGACGTCACCACTCCCGAACAGGCTAAAATCGCCGAAGCAGCGGGAGCCTGCGCAGTCATGGCCCTGGAACGCGTACCTGCCGATATTCGCGCCGCAGGCGGCGTGGCCCGTATGGCCGACCCCACCATCGTCAAGCGCATCATGGAAGTGGTGAGCATTCCCGTCATGGCCAAGGCCCGTATCGGCCATTTTGTTGAAGCCCGCATCCTTGAGGCCATGGGCGCCGACTACATTGACGAAAGTGAAGTGCTCACCCCCGCTGACGACAAGTACCATATCGACAAGCGCGACTTTACCGTGCCTTTCGTGTGCGGCTGCCGCAACCTGGGCGAAGCCCTGCGCCGCATCGCCGAAGGTGCAGCCATGATCCGCACCAAGGGTGAACCCGGCACCGGCAACGTGGTTGAAGCCGTGCGCCACTGCCGTCAGGTTATGGACGACGTGCGCAAGCTGTGCAGCCTGCCCGAAGCCGAAGTTGCCAACTACGCCAAAGAAATCGGCGCTCCTCTTGAAGTGTGCTACGCCGTTCGCAAGGAAGGCCGCCTGCCCGTGGTGAACTTTGCCGCTGGCGGCATCGCCACCCCCGCTGACGCCGCCATGATGATGCACCTCGGCTGCGACGGCGTGTTCGTCGGCTCCGGCATCTTCAAGTCCGGCGACCCGGCCAAGCGCGCCAAGGCCATTGTGCAGGCCGTGACCAACTACAATGATTTCGCCATGCTGGCCGAAATCTCCCGCGATCTGGGCGAACCCATGGTGGGCATTGAAATTTCCACCATTCCTTCTGCCGAACGCATGCAGGAACGGGGTTGGTAA
- a CDS encoding amino acid racemase, translating to MNTKQEKIVGILGGMGPEATVDLLHRIIARTDARDDIDHVRCIVDNNPKVPSRIKALLEGGGEDPGPCMAEMAGKLEAWGADFLCIACNTAHNYYGAVRDAVRIPVLNMIELTVEAVARQRPRVNALGILASPAVRLTHLYDGPCAEHGIKPVFASPEEEQKLLNVIKTVKAGNTGADARAALTEIAAHVKSRGAQALAVACTELGIISGHYGLPTVDAADILAKNIVDTAKGVRPLWPSHS from the coding sequence ATGAACACCAAGCAGGAAAAAATTGTCGGCATTCTGGGCGGCATGGGGCCAGAGGCGACCGTGGACCTTCTGCACCGCATTATCGCCCGCACCGATGCGCGGGACGACATAGACCACGTGCGCTGCATCGTGGACAACAATCCCAAGGTTCCCTCGCGCATCAAGGCCCTGCTTGAAGGCGGCGGCGAAGACCCCGGCCCGTGCATGGCCGAAATGGCGGGCAAGCTTGAGGCCTGGGGAGCAGATTTTTTGTGCATCGCCTGCAACACGGCCCACAACTATTACGGTGCGGTGCGCGATGCCGTGCGTATTCCAGTTTTGAACATGATTGAGCTGACCGTGGAGGCTGTGGCGCGGCAGCGCCCGCGGGTAAACGCACTCGGCATTCTGGCGTCCCCGGCTGTACGGCTGACGCACCTGTATGACGGCCCATGCGCTGAGCACGGCATCAAGCCCGTTTTTGCCTCGCCAGAGGAGGAACAGAAGCTCCTCAACGTCATCAAAACTGTCAAGGCCGGCAACACCGGGGCCGACGCGCGCGCCGCTCTGACGGAGATAGCCGCCCACGTCAAAAGCCGCGGGGCGCAGGCGCTTGCCGTGGCCTGCACCGAGCTTGGCATCATCAGCGGTCATTACGGCCTCCCTACAGTGGATGCTGCCGACATTCTGGCAAAAAACATTGTGGATACGGCCAAGGGTGTCAGACCCCTATGGCCTTCACATAGCTAA
- a CDS encoding dicarboxylate/amino acid:cation symporter, translating into MGTPRAKRSIPLYAQILTGLVVGAVIGFAWPDFGKTLQPIGTAFIKAIKMIVIPLVFCAISLGISKMSKDIKQLGRLGGLAFLWFYTATGFAIVTGITLNHFFHPAQGVELEFTDTVPANLASHIDWTRFFLDIIPDNIIMAAANQKLIPVIFFAICFGLCIGMVGKKGECVIAGMEGILEAMFKMTKGVVATSPLAVAAIIAWAIASQGTVLLLAMGKLIGVFYIGIVILVCIFMIIVKLMGVSPMETTKKILEPLLLGFTTCSSEVTLPVHMEILERSGIPKRVVSFVIPLGYSFNLDGAALYQSLAITFLAELYGLHLDGPQLLTILITTLIANKGTANVPAAALVVIAVLCQTLGLPVEAIGIITGVDRFMDMGRTFINVYGNTVACIVLNKFGGGHLADSDTRESMERT; encoded by the coding sequence ATGGGTACACCACGCGCAAAGCGGTCAATTCCTTTGTATGCACAGATTCTGACGGGACTTGTCGTCGGAGCCGTCATCGGCTTTGCATGGCCGGATTTCGGCAAAACCCTTCAGCCCATCGGCACTGCCTTTATCAAGGCGATCAAGATGATCGTCATCCCTCTGGTGTTCTGCGCCATCAGCCTTGGCATAAGCAAGATGAGCAAGGATATAAAACAGCTGGGCAGGCTCGGCGGGCTGGCCTTTCTCTGGTTTTACACGGCAACCGGATTCGCCATCGTCACCGGCATAACCCTCAACCACTTTTTTCACCCAGCGCAGGGCGTGGAGCTTGAATTTACGGATACAGTACCCGCCAATCTGGCCTCGCACATAGACTGGACGAGATTTTTCCTCGATATCATACCCGACAACATCATCATGGCTGCGGCCAATCAAAAACTTATTCCGGTGATCTTCTTCGCCATATGCTTCGGGCTGTGCATCGGCATGGTTGGTAAAAAAGGCGAATGCGTCATTGCGGGCATGGAGGGCATTCTTGAAGCCATGTTCAAGATGACCAAGGGCGTTGTTGCGACGTCGCCTCTTGCTGTGGCCGCCATCATCGCCTGGGCCATCGCCTCGCAAGGTACTGTCCTGTTGCTGGCTATGGGCAAGCTCATCGGAGTATTTTACATTGGCATTGTCATTCTCGTTTGCATATTTATGATCATTGTCAAGCTGATGGGCGTCTCACCCATGGAGACGACAAAAAAAATCCTTGAGCCGTTGCTGCTTGGCTTCACCACCTGCTCCTCAGAAGTAACTCTACCCGTGCATATGGAGATACTGGAGCGTAGCGGCATTCCCAAACGGGTTGTGTCATTCGTCATTCCGCTTGGCTACAGTTTCAACTTGGACGGCGCGGCCCTGTACCAGTCGCTGGCCATCACCTTCCTGGCCGAGCTGTACGGGCTGCACCTGGACGGTCCACAACTGTTGACCATTCTCATAACAACCCTCATTGCCAACAAGGGCACGGCCAACGTACCCGCCGCCGCTCTTGTGGTCATAGCGGTTCTTTGCCAGACGCTGGGCCTGCCTGTTGAAGCCATAGGCATCATCACGGGCGTGGACCGCTTTATGGACATGGGCAGAACATTCATCAACGTCTACGGCAATACGGTTGCCTGCATTGTTCTGAACAAGTTTGGCGGCGGGCATCTTGCCGACAGCGACACCCGCGAAAGCATGGAGAGAACCTGA
- a CDS encoding D-cysteine desulfhydrase: MNLAQFPRRGYVKQPTPVEPLPAFSKALGGKVNIWIKRDDTLPGTGGGNKTRKLDFCIADALTKGSDTIITCGAVQSNHCRLTLAWAVKEGLDCHLVLEERVPGSYDPQSSGNNFLFQMLGVSSVTIVPGGSPMLQEMQKLADKLAAAGRKPYIIPGGASNSIGALGYVQCAQELQQQMFEQGCNFDHVIVPSGSAGTHAGFLLGMLACNMNIPVTGIGVNRKKPVQEQAVFDLMRQTADLIGVVVNIPRETVVAYDDYVGPGYSLPTAAMAEAVTLLARTESILLDPVYSGKAMSGLIDFVRKGMFPTGSNVLFLHTGGSPALFAYEDTFRKSWA, from the coding sequence ATGAACCTTGCACAGTTTCCCCGCCGCGGTTACGTCAAACAGCCTACACCAGTAGAGCCCCTTCCGGCTTTCAGCAAAGCTCTGGGCGGAAAGGTCAACATCTGGATAAAACGGGACGACACCCTCCCCGGCACCGGCGGCGGCAACAAAACCCGCAAGCTCGACTTCTGCATCGCCGACGCGCTGACCAAGGGATCCGACACCATCATCACTTGCGGCGCGGTGCAGTCAAATCACTGCCGCCTTACCCTGGCCTGGGCGGTAAAAGAAGGGCTCGACTGCCACCTTGTGCTCGAAGAACGCGTGCCGGGCAGTTATGATCCCCAGTCTTCGGGCAACAACTTTCTCTTCCAGATGCTTGGGGTGTCATCGGTCACGATTGTCCCCGGTGGCAGCCCCATGTTGCAGGAAATGCAGAAACTCGCAGACAAACTGGCCGCCGCTGGCCGCAAGCCGTACATAATACCTGGGGGAGCCTCCAACAGCATCGGGGCGCTGGGCTATGTGCAGTGCGCCCAAGAGCTGCAGCAACAGATGTTTGAGCAGGGCTGCAACTTTGACCACGTGATTGTTCCCAGCGGCAGCGCCGGTACGCACGCGGGTTTTTTGCTGGGCATGCTGGCCTGCAATATGAACATCCCTGTGACGGGCATCGGCGTTAACCGCAAAAAACCAGTGCAGGAGCAGGCCGTGTTCGACCTCATGCGCCAAACCGCCGACCTCATCGGCGTGGTCGTCAATATCCCGCGCGAAACCGTAGTGGCCTACGACGATTACGTTGGCCCCGGCTACTCCCTGCCCACGGCCGCCATGGCCGAAGCGGTAACCCTGCTGGCCCGCACAGAGAGCATCCTGCTTGACCCCGTGTATTCCGGCAAGGCCATGTCTGGCCTCATCGATTTTGTCCGCAAGGGCATGTTTCCCACAGGCAGTAATGTCCTTTTCCTGCACACTGGGGGGTCTCCGGCTCTGTTCGCATACGAGGACACCTTCCGCAAAAGTTGGGCCTAG
- a CDS encoding HAD family hydrolase has translation MSSPQPLTAQGLFPHGISGVIFDCDGVMIDSREANNIFYNRVLAWFGLPPMTIEQENYCFMATSRQALLHIVPPALHGQIDHVIRHEVIYQRDIVPMLRLQPGFMDFIGNLRSRGVRMAVHTNRKLDGIQTVLDIFSLPSYFNPVVAADTAAPKPSPEGTRHICAAWQCPPQQVLFVGDSEHDKEAARGAGVIFAAFNGGPLRGEITAADYPGLHNALAAVLPPVSGL, from the coding sequence ATGAGCAGCCCGCAGCCGCTCACTGCGCAAGGTTTGTTCCCGCATGGCATTTCTGGCGTTATCTTTGACTGCGATGGCGTGATGATTGATTCGCGCGAGGCGAACAACATCTTTTACAATCGCGTTCTCGCCTGGTTTGGCCTGCCGCCCATGACCATTGAACAGGAAAACTACTGTTTCATGGCTACATCGCGTCAGGCCCTGCTGCATATAGTGCCGCCAGCTCTGCACGGACAGATCGACCATGTTATCCGACATGAGGTTATTTACCAGCGCGATATCGTCCCCATGCTGCGCTTACAGCCTGGTTTTATGGACTTTATCGGCAATCTGCGGAGCAGGGGGGTGCGCATGGCCGTGCACACCAACCGAAAGCTCGATGGAATACAAACGGTTCTGGACATTTTTTCCCTGCCCTCCTATTTTAATCCTGTGGTCGCGGCGGATACAGCCGCACCCAAGCCTTCGCCCGAGGGTACGCGGCATATATGCGCCGCGTGGCAATGCCCTCCGCAACAGGTGCTTTTTGTTGGCGACAGCGAGCACGACAAGGAGGCAGCCCGGGGGGCGGGCGTGATATTTGCCGCTTTTAATGGCGGCCCGTTACGGGGAGAGATTACGGCGGCGGATTACCCCGGTCTGCACAATGCGCTGGCCGCAGTGCTGCCGCCTGTTTCCGGCCTGTAA
- a CDS encoding TraR/DksA C4-type zinc finger protein, translated as MDNLHTLQRLQGELNEEMHRLTLLRDVFQAQHCADELDAASHLEAAHIAHCSARRSSQRIREIQSLVALLRHGGPRRCEECGEDIPLARLMAAPGATRCCECQQNIENDLRTNMIQMKATPLPHEVCAEYC; from the coding sequence ATGGACAATTTGCACACTTTGCAGCGTCTTCAGGGCGAACTGAACGAAGAAATGCACCGTCTCACCCTGCTGCGCGATGTTTTTCAGGCTCAGCACTGCGCGGACGAACTGGACGCGGCCAGCCATCTTGAGGCGGCCCACATAGCCCATTGCAGCGCCCGCCGCAGCTCCCAGCGCATCCGTGAAATCCAGAGCCTTGTGGCGCTTCTGCGGCACGGCGGCCCCCGCCGCTGCGAAGAATGCGGCGAGGATATTCCCCTTGCCCGCCTCATGGCCGCACCTGGGGCGACCCGGTGCTGCGAATGCCAGCAGAACATTGAAAACGACCTGCGCACAAACATGATCCAGATGAAGGCAACGCCGCTTCCTCATGAAGTGTGCGCCGAATACTGTTAG
- the ilvB gene encoding biosynthetic-type acetolactate synthase large subunit yields the protein MECTGAQILLESMKREGVDVLFGYPGGAVIDIYDELPRHPELRHVLVRHEQGAVHAADGYARASGKTGVCLVTSGPGATNTVTGIATAYSDSIPLVVFTGQVPTQLIGNDAFQEVDIVGITRPCTKHNFLVKDITKLALTIRQAFYLARSGRPGPVLVDLPKDVMQKRAEFVWPEDVYMRSYNPTYKPNLNQLRRSVEELAKAERPVILAGGGVILSNGAEALTSLARKLNIPVTCTLMGLGSFPATDPLWLGMVGMHGTYAANLAINNCDVLMCVGARFDDRVTGRLAAFAPKARIVHIDIDPTSIRKNVEVHVPVVGDCRLALEGIAEICEAKLENKDWAGEHAAWIAAVAEWKASKPLCYQCNGNIKPQSVIEALYDITGGDAIIATEVGQHQMWVAQFYSFTKPRTLLTSGGLGTMGYGFPASVGAQFAFPDKKVIAVAGDASLQMNIQELATVVANKLPIKVVILNNRYLGMVRQWQELFYNNNYSSTNMEAQPDFVKLAEAYGAEGYRIEKAEDMRAVLEKALASPNPAFIDVVVEREENVYPIVPAGAALDEMLLV from the coding sequence ATGGAATGTACTGGTGCGCAGATTCTCCTTGAGTCCATGAAGCGAGAGGGCGTGGATGTGCTGTTCGGTTATCCGGGCGGTGCGGTCATTGATATTTATGATGAACTACCGCGACATCCCGAGCTACGCCATGTGCTGGTACGGCACGAGCAAGGAGCTGTGCACGCGGCTGACGGCTATGCCCGTGCCTCGGGCAAGACCGGCGTATGCCTGGTCACCTCGGGGCCTGGAGCTACCAATACGGTCACGGGCATAGCCACAGCCTACTCCGATTCCATTCCTCTGGTGGTGTTTACCGGGCAGGTGCCCACCCAGCTGATCGGCAATGATGCCTTTCAGGAAGTGGACATCGTGGGTATTACCCGGCCCTGCACCAAGCATAATTTTTTGGTCAAGGACATCACAAAACTGGCGTTGACCATCCGTCAGGCTTTTTACCTTGCACGCTCGGGCCGTCCGGGTCCGGTGCTGGTGGACCTGCCCAAGGACGTCATGCAGAAGCGGGCGGAATTTGTCTGGCCTGAAGACGTCTACATGCGCAGCTACAACCCCACCTACAAGCCTAACCTGAACCAGTTGCGCCGCTCGGTGGAAGAACTGGCAAAGGCCGAGCGTCCGGTGATTCTGGCGGGCGGCGGGGTTATTCTGTCCAACGGGGCGGAGGCCCTGACGAGCCTTGCGCGCAAGCTGAACATACCCGTTACCTGCACCCTCATGGGGCTTGGGTCTTTTCCGGCCACAGACCCCCTGTGGCTGGGCATGGTGGGCATGCACGGCACCTACGCGGCCAACCTTGCCATCAACAATTGCGATGTGCTGATGTGCGTGGGCGCGCGCTTTGACGACCGCGTTACTGGCAGGCTGGCGGCCTTTGCGCCCAAGGCCCGCATTGTGCACATCGACATTGACCCCACGTCCATTCGCAAGAATGTGGAAGTGCATGTTCCTGTGGTTGGCGATTGCCGTCTGGCGCTGGAGGGCATTGCAGAAATCTGCGAGGCCAAGCTGGAAAACAAGGACTGGGCTGGCGAACATGCCGCCTGGATTGCCGCCGTGGCCGAATGGAAGGCGAGCAAACCCCTGTGCTACCAGTGCAACGGCAATATCAAGCCGCAGTCGGTCATTGAGGCCCTTTACGACATCACCGGCGGCGATGCCATCATCGCCACCGAGGTGGGCCAGCACCAAATGTGGGTGGCCCAGTTCTATTCGTTCACCAAGCCGCGCACCCTGCTGACCAGCGGGGGCCTCGGCACCATGGGCTACGGTTTTCCCGCTTCGGTGGGGGCGCAGTTTGCCTTTCCGGATAAAAAGGTCATTGCTGTGGCAGGCGACGCCTCGCTGCAGATGAACATTCAGGAGCTGGCAACCGTGGTGGCCAACAAGCTGCCTATCAAGGTCGTCATTCTGAACAACCGCTATCTGGGCATGGTGCGGCAGTGGCAGGAGCTCTTTTACAACAACAACTACAGTTCCACCAACATGGAAGCCCAGCCCGACTTTGTGAAGCTGGCCGAGGCCTACGGGGCCGAAGGCTATCGCATTGAAAAGGCTGAAGACATGCGGGCCGTGCTTGAAAAGGCCCTTGCTTCGCCCAACCCTGCCTTCATTGACGTGGTGGTAGAGCGCGAAGAAAACGTGTACCCCATCGTGCCCGCCGGTGCGGCGCTTGATGAAATGTTGCTGGTGTAA
- the ilvN gene encoding acetolactate synthase small subunit has translation MQRHVLSVLVENEPGVLSRVAGLFSGRGFNIHSLNVAPALEEGVSHMTITTDGDSLILEQIMKQLHKIVSVIKVVDFADIPAVAREMIFVKVQAEGPMRGEILRTVEIFRCKVVDVSPNEMTIEATGDQNKLDAIISLLQRFGIKELARTGAVAMRRSKKTD, from the coding sequence ATGCAACGACATGTGCTTTCCGTGCTGGTGGAAAACGAACCCGGCGTGCTTTCCCGCGTGGCTGGCCTGTTCAGCGGTCGCGGCTTCAATATTCATTCGCTCAATGTGGCCCCCGCCCTGGAAGAGGGCGTTTCGCACATGACCATCACTACCGATGGCGACAGTCTTATTCTGGAGCAGATCATGAAGCAGCTCCACAAGATTGTTTCGGTCATCAAGGTGGTGGATTTTGCGGATATTCCCGCTGTGGCGCGTGAAATGATCTTTGTCAAAGTGCAGGCAGAAGGCCCCATGCGGGGCGAAATTCTGCGAACTGTTGAAATATTCCGCTGCAAGGTGGTTGATGTAAGCCCCAATGAGATGACCATCGAGGCCACTGGCGATCAGAACAAGCTGGACGCCATCATCAGCCTGCTGCAACGGTTTGGAATCAAGGAACTGGCGCGCACAGGCGCAGTTGCCATGCGTCGTTCCAAGAAAACGGATTAG
- a CDS encoding DUF465 domain-containing protein, whose translation MDQQELELLEKYATTDPELKSLWEDHVLYEKQVEKLEGKAFRSPTEEQTLKQLKKQKLEGKTQLMAVLDRLKKQG comes from the coding sequence ATGGATCAGCAAGAACTGGAACTGCTGGAAAAGTACGCTACCACTGATCCGGAGCTGAAATCCCTTTGGGAAGATCACGTGCTCTACGAAAAACAGGTGGAAAAGCTCGAAGGCAAGGCCTTCCGTTCGCCCACTGAAGAGCAGACGCTCAAGCAATTGAAAAAGCAGAAGCTCGAAGGAAAAACCCAGCTCATGGCCGTTCTTGATCGTCTGAAGAAACAAGGATAG
- a CDS encoding YggT family protein: protein MIVVANTMSAIALVLGSLLSLYFWIVIIAAVLTWVRPDPYNPIVRTLRTLTEPVFYRVRKWLPFTYSSGMDFSPVVVLLAIELFNRIVITSLAQYAMTLH, encoded by the coding sequence ATGATTGTTGTTGCCAATACCATGAGCGCTATTGCCCTGGTGCTCGGGTCTCTGCTTAGTCTTTATTTCTGGATTGTCATCATCGCGGCGGTGCTCACGTGGGTGCGCCCCGATCCGTACAATCCTATTGTGCGCACCCTGCGCACGCTTACGGAGCCTGTGTTTTACCGTGTGCGCAAATGGTTGCCGTTTACCTATTCAAGCGGCATGGATTTTTCGCCCGTGGTGGTGCTGCTGGCTATTGAGCTGTTTAACCGGATTGTCATCACCTCGCTGGCCCAGTATGCGATGACGCTCCATTAA
- the pdxT gene encoding pyridoxal 5'-phosphate synthase glutaminase subunit PdxT gives MSQLCVGVLALQGAFREHVAAVASLGATAREVRQLKDIEGIDALIIPGGESTTIGKLLNEWNMLEPLRQRILDGMPVYGSCAGLILLCRDIENSDQPRLGVLDATVRRNAFGRQVDSFETNLSIPEIGADPLPAVFIRAPVITGVGAGVKVLAEVNGQAVAVRQNNILATSFHPELTPDTRMHSYFLSFCDK, from the coding sequence ATGTCGCAGCTTTGCGTAGGCGTTCTGGCTCTTCAGGGAGCCTTTCGCGAGCATGTGGCCGCTGTTGCCAGCCTTGGTGCGACGGCCCGCGAGGTGCGCCAGCTCAAGGATATTGAGGGCATTGATGCCCTGATCATTCCCGGCGGCGAGAGCACCACCATCGGCAAACTGCTTAACGAATGGAACATGCTTGAGCCCCTGCGCCAGCGCATACTCGACGGCATGCCCGTTTACGGCAGTTGCGCCGGGCTTATACTGCTGTGCCGCGACATTGAAAACTCAGACCAGCCACGCCTGGGCGTGCTTGACGCCACCGTGCGCCGCAACGCCTTTGGCAGGCAGGTGGACAGCTTTGAAACCAATCTGAGCATACCCGAGATCGGGGCAGACCCCCTCCCGGCGGTTTTCATTCGCGCTCCTGTCATTACCGGCGTGGGCGCGGGCGTAAAGGTGCTGGCAGAGGTTAACGGTCAGGCGGTAGCCGTGCGTCAGAACAATATTCTGGCCACGTCCTTCCACCCCGAGCTTACGCCAGACACGCGCATGCACAGCTACTTTCTGTCCTTCTGCGACAAGTAG
- a CDS encoding GntR family transcriptional regulator, protein MKANLCTTYSAQVIAHIKESLLSGVLRPGDPVREAALAEKLGISRGPVREAVQALALEGLVSNLPQKAKYIRRMSAKEIEDSYCMGGTLEGACIVRSLPFMDDAAMRELRERFQQIEDQCRHASGLSALSDVDDAFHNALMSRCDNKLMVDTARKSCWHISKFLYYKIWDKIFTPTEFLKRHLLILEAVESRDAQRIETVLREHYAESGRRFGAVVAADDAAMSREKKGAPSRQRQKQVEIYSEETA, encoded by the coding sequence ATGAAAGCCAATCTCTGCACAACATACAGCGCCCAGGTTATTGCGCATATTAAGGAAAGCCTGCTCAGTGGCGTGCTCAGGCCCGGCGATCCTGTCCGGGAGGCGGCGCTTGCCGAAAAGCTGGGCATCAGCCGTGGGCCAGTGCGCGAGGCAGTTCAGGCACTGGCGCTTGAGGGCCTGGTGAGCAACTTGCCGCAAAAGGCAAAATACATACGGCGCATGAGCGCCAAAGAAATTGAAGACAGCTACTGCATGGGCGGAACACTCGAGGGCGCGTGCATTGTGCGTTCGCTGCCCTTTATGGACGATGCCGCCATGCGCGAGCTGCGCGAACGGTTTCAGCAGATAGAAGATCAGTGCCGCCATGCCTCCGGCCTGTCTGCCCTGAGCGATGTGGACGACGCTTTTCACAACGCTCTGATGTCGCGTTGCGACAACAAGTTGATGGTAGACACGGCGCGCAAGTCGTGTTGGCATATTTCAAAGTTTCTGTACTACAAGATATGGGACAAAATTTTTACGCCAACCGAATTTTTAAAGCGCCACCTCCTTATTCTTGAGGCTGTGGAAAGCCGCGATGCCCAGCGCATTGAAACCGTGCTGCGCGAGCACTATGCGGAATCGGGGCGGCGCTTTGGTGCTGTGGTGGCGGCGGATGACGCGGCGATGTCCAGAGAGAAAAAAGGCGCACCGTCCCGGCAGCGACAAAAACAGGTCGAAATCTATAGTGAAGAAACCGCTTGA